The following are encoded together in the Drosophila biarmipes strain raj3 chromosome 3L, RU_DBia_V1.1, whole genome shotgun sequence genome:
- the LOC108030764 gene encoding uncharacterized protein LOC108030764, whose translation MKLFIGALTICLVALALGQSADPAAALEPSAEYLPPVGEVEAAQLSDAGYKYKTVRRLKLRHRREVPSQEYLPPVDNTPSQEYLPPVDAAAIGDTKVASDGYKYKTVRKLKFRARHRRDVSEIAEPSNEYLPPVEVQLAPELKTILGDDGYKYKTVRRLKLRRHRREAAAEEDAADATPKGEYLPPAEAAAPAEVEPKAAEEGTELAKDGYRYKVVRRLRYRYRH comes from the coding sequence AAACTCTTTATCGGCGCCCTTACCATTTGCCTGGTGGCCCTTGCATTAGGCCAGTCGGCAGATCCGGCTGCAGCCCTGGAGCCGTCCGCTGAGTACCTGCCCCCCGTTGGCGAAGTGGAGGCGGCCCAGCTCTCCGACGCCGGGTACAAGTACAAGACGGTGCGGCGCCTGAAGCTGCGCCACCGCCGAGAGGTGCCCAGCCAGGAGTACCTTCCGCCAGTAGACAACACACCCAGCCAGGAGTACCTGCCGCCAGTCGACGCCGCTGCCATCGGGGACACAAAGGTTGCCAGCGACGGCTACAAGTACAAGACGGTGCGAAAGCTCAAGTTCCGTGCCCGCCACCGCCGCGACGTCTCCGAAATCGCGGAGCCCAGCAACGAGTACCTGCCGCCCGTGGAGGTGCAACTGGCTCCCGAGCTGAAGACCATTCTCGGGGACGATGGCTACAAGTACAAAACTGTGCGCCGGCTCAAGCTGCGTCGCCACCGTCGCGAGGCTGCCGCCGAAGAAGACGCTGCCGATGCCACACCCAAAGGAGAGTACCTGCCGCCCGCCGAGGCTGCCGCTCCCGCAGAGGTCGAGCCAAAGGCCGCCGAGGAGGGCACCGAGCTGGCCAAGGACGGCTACCGCTACAAAGTAGTGCGCCGTCTGCGCTACCGCTACCGCCACTAG